The window ACAAGTACATCGCTCACAGGCGACACATTGGCGAAACCGCAAATTACCTTTTCCTCGACGGCCACATCGAGGTTATTGAATCTTCGGTTATCGAGGGGTGGGCAAAATCTGGTTTTAACTTCACTGCTGCTGGGATGGGTCTACCACCAAACTGAAAACGGATAACGATTGCGATGAACCGGAGGCAGTGTGCCCTCCGCTACGGCGGGTTGCCTTCGGCATTTTACCCGCCTCCGCTACGCCCCCACTATCGCTGGTGTTCCCCGACTGAAAAATGATGCCTCAACGTATTCGCTTCTCGCTACGTGCATTGCTGCTTTTGACCGGCGGAGTGGCTCTTGCGATTTCACTATTCTTCGCCTGGCCGTCAAGCGGTGCACTGATTGGACCTTCGCTCTTCCTTCTGTTCTTTCTCTGCTCAACGGCCCTACTCTTCGCCCGGAAAAACGCCGGGTGCAAGCGTATGCTTCGGCTATCCGTTGCATCACTGGCATTCATTGTGCTGCTCTATGCGTCCTTCGGCCCGGCCTCGTGGGCGATGGCTCGCTTCAACACGCCCGGCTCAAAGATTCCGTGGGCCTATGAAGCCTACTCGTATGTCTATCGGCCGATCGCAACGAATCTCATTTTTTCGCCTGCACCGATACGCTCTGCATCAATCCGATACACTGCTTGGTGGATGCCTGACGGGGCGGAATTTCACGACTGGGGCATTGGTCTCGGCTGGTCTGTTCCTGGCTGGACATACACCGTAATACATTACTGAACCCAAACGTGTGAATTCAAACCCGAAACTGAATTTTTAGAGCTTTGAAAAAACGAAAGGTTTTTCAACGCCCCCTGGCGAAAGACCGACTGAGCCCGCCAAATTGTTTGGAGCTTCAAATCCCAACAACTCAGACGGACTCAGTCAGCTATGGCACATCTTACCTTTCACCAACGCGTTGTCATCTCTGTTATGCAACGAGACGGCAAGAAACAGAAAGAGATCGCGGAAGCAATTGAAGTATCTCCCTCCACTGTTTCTCGTGAGCTGGCAAGGAACCACATCACAGGCAAGCACTATCACCCATTGCATGCCGAACGCCGAGCCAACTTCCTGAAGAAGAGGCCATCGGTCATCAGCAAGTTGGAGGACCCGGAGCTCTTTGAGGTCGTGTCTGAGAAGCTCGCTCTCAACTGGAGTCCAGAGCAGATCAGTGGGTATCTGAAAGCCGCTATGCTGCTAAACCTATGGCCTCGTAAACGGCACGGCTATCAGGCACCGGCGTCGCTCTTCAAGTGATTTCGCGAAAGATTGCGCTTCGGATTTGGATTCACAATCGTGGGGGATCATCCCGTGCACCGGTGGCGGGTGATGTTCGCACGATGAGATGATGCGTGTGCTTTTGCCCCCATCGCCTCGTCTTCGTCAGGCGTCGACGAATTTGCTTTTGCCGGAACTTCGCTTCGCTTGGTCCGGCCTACTTTGTTTCGGGCGGATTCCCAGCGCATAGCCCTGGCTGAAATAGTAATGCGTCCGTGGGGCGCGTCCTGCATGCGCTGATGCGTCGTTGACGAATCAACAAGCCGTAGTGGGAGGGGACGCGTGCCAGCTTCTCATCCTCGCGTACGCCTGACCGGCGTCGCTCGTTCTCTCCCCGAACGACGTTCCGGGAGAGGTTCGCAAATGAAGAAACCCGCCAGAAGGTATCACCAGATAACTGTACGTTCTCGCAGATGCGAAGACTGCCGGGCTTCTGCAGGCTACATTGAAGTCGCGTTCAAAACGTTGAGTTGGCAGGGGGGCCGATTTGGTTAGCGCGCGGGCTTCACGGCATTCTTCGGCAACCATTTCGCGAGCTCATTCTTGACGATTTGGAGCCCCGGCTTATTGGCCAAGTTTTCGTACTCGTACGGGTCGTTTAGGCTGTCGTACAGTTCTTCGTCGCCGTTGGCGTATCGGATGTAGCGATACTGTTCGCTTCGAACGGCATGGTTCTCATAGCCGTGTGTCGTGATCGCGGGAACGTTCCAGGCTGCATTTGGGTTCTGGAGCAACGATGTGATTTCGCGTCCTTCCACGTGATCCGGAATGGGCACTCCAGCAAGCTTGCACAGCGTCGGGTAGACCGACATCAAATCCACGGTCCGTTCGCATCTTGCCCCCGGCGTGGTCATTCCGGGGACGACCCAGATCATCGGGGTTCGTGTGGGTTCTTCCCACAAGGCGAATTTACGCCAATGCTGCTTTTCGCCAAGCGACCAACCGTGATCGGTCCACAGAACGAGAATTGTGTTGTCCTTTTGTGGACTGTTCTCATACGCGTCAAGCAATCGACCCAAGTTCATGTCGGTGTATGCACATGTCGCCAGATAAGACTGGATCGCCGCCTTCCAGCGTCCTGACTTCAGGAATTTTTTGTGGTCGCCATCAGCACCTGCCATCCGCACACCCGCCGGAGGCAAATCATCCAAATCATTTTCGCGGTGAGGCGGAAGCTGGATGGATTCCA of the Rhodopirellula baltica SH 1 genome contains:
- a CDS encoding helix-turn-helix domain-containing protein; protein product: MAHLTFHQRVVISVMQRDGKKQKEIAEAIEVSPSTVSRELARNHITGKHYHPLHAERRANFLKKRPSVISKLEDPELFEVVSEKLALNWSPEQISGYLKAAMLLNLWPRKRHGYQAPASLFK
- a CDS encoding sulfatase, with product MSFRLLWIVLCIVLLSFQTYVPAAETVPKKQPNVLMVAVDDLNHWLTFMGRNPQAQTPNFDRLAKMGVAFTNAYCAVPACEPSRCALMGGRRPWTTGCYKNGDQWKKYQPAGDGMAAQFMNAGYNVFGAGKIYHSMDFHPSEWTNYMSKKGFSSNGPGVQKMDGYHNDKIHPDLKDEDLIDWHTTDYCIERLNSESDQPFFIACGLYKPHLPFVAPRKYYEAFPLESIQLPPHRENDLDDLPPAGVRMAGADGDHKKFLKSGRWKAAIQSYLATCAYTDMNLGRLLDAYENSPQKDNTILVLWTDHGWSLGEKQHWRKFALWEEPTRTPMIWVVPGMTTPGARCERTVDLMSVYPTLCKLAGVPIPDHVEGREITSLLQNPNAAWNVPAITTHGYENHAVRSEQYRYIRYANGDEELYDSLNDPYEYENLANKPGLQIVKNELAKWLPKNAVKPAR